In a single window of the Melioribacteraceae bacterium genome:
- a CDS encoding acyl carrier protein: protein MISKELKSVILDVLHLDDFDLHDETIAPDVPGWDSLTHINIILAVEKKFSIKFKSYEVLRLKNVGDLQKLVDLKLAK, encoded by the coding sequence ATGATTTCAAAAGAACTCAAAAGCGTTATCCTCGATGTGCTTCATCTTGATGATTTTGATTTACATGATGAAACAATAGCTCCGGATGTACCGGGCTGGGATTCGCTTACACATATAAATATTATTTTGGCCGTTGAAAAAAAGTTTAGCATCAAATTCAAAAGTTATGAAGTCCTCCGTTTGAAAAATGTTGGGGATCTTCAAAAGTTGGTTGATCTTAAATTAGCCAAATAG